A DNA window from Actinokineospora baliensis contains the following coding sequences:
- a CDS encoding MFS transporter: MTTDAPVAAPKTADMRRFQVLVAGNAASSFGSFLNMVALHLFVYEATGSAFATGVFLMVRMACGFVAGLLGGVVATRLPRKAVMITCDVLQAVVLVVFALLPSSARVHMLPVVAVSIGLLTTTSGVVLRSSVPDLVGPDNRLRANGLLVTGRAASMAVGFACGAVLVSAVGYQVAFLIDAGTFLVSAAVLVCTPLRFPARGGSARTTGGGFRSRRRAVVAALVAAPAVLVIVSIRAVDAFGSASHQVGVPVHATQVSPDDPASFVGGFWAAWAVGLFAAHQVASRFYRGDQRRVEWAFAVGTATMSLAFIAAFTDIGYLWVLLVLLVAGMADGFTEISYTTRVQAEPEPARGHFFGLTAMAENAGFGVGVLVAGGLLEVWRPFAVVALLHGVVVVIALTYLVVAVARSPRSTGEPIPSSRS, from the coding sequence CGCCGAAGACAGCGGACATGCGGCGGTTCCAGGTGCTGGTCGCCGGGAACGCCGCGTCGTCGTTCGGCAGCTTCTTGAACATGGTCGCGCTGCACCTGTTCGTCTACGAGGCGACCGGCAGCGCGTTCGCGACCGGTGTGTTCCTCATGGTGCGGATGGCCTGCGGGTTCGTGGCGGGCCTGCTCGGCGGCGTCGTGGCCACCCGGCTGCCGCGCAAGGCGGTGATGATCACCTGTGACGTGCTGCAGGCGGTCGTGCTGGTCGTGTTCGCGCTGCTGCCCTCGTCGGCCAGGGTGCACATGCTGCCGGTGGTGGCGGTGTCCATCGGGTTGCTGACCACGACCAGCGGTGTCGTGCTGCGCAGCAGCGTCCCCGATCTGGTCGGGCCGGACAACCGTTTGCGCGCCAACGGGTTGCTGGTGACCGGGCGGGCCGCCTCGATGGCGGTCGGGTTCGCCTGCGGTGCCGTGCTGGTGTCCGCGGTCGGCTACCAGGTGGCGTTCCTCATCGATGCGGGGACGTTCCTGGTGTCGGCCGCGGTGCTCGTCTGCACGCCGCTGCGGTTCCCGGCGCGCGGTGGCTCGGCGCGGACCACCGGCGGCGGGTTCCGGTCGCGGCGGCGCGCCGTGGTGGCGGCGCTGGTCGCGGCGCCCGCGGTGCTGGTCATCGTATCGATCCGGGCGGTTGACGCGTTCGGCTCGGCGTCGCACCAGGTCGGGGTGCCCGTGCACGCGACGCAGGTGTCGCCGGATGACCCGGCGAGTTTCGTGGGCGGGTTCTGGGCGGCGTGGGCGGTCGGGCTGTTCGCGGCGCACCAGGTCGCGTCCCGCTTCTACCGCGGCGACCAGCGCCGCGTGGAGTGGGCGTTCGCGGTGGGCACGGCCACGATGTCGCTGGCCTTCATCGCCGCGTTCACCGACATCGGCTACCTGTGGGTGCTGCTGGTCCTGCTGGTGGCCGGGATGGCCGACGGGTTCACCGAGATCAGCTACACGACCCGGGTGCAGGCCGAGCCGGAACCCGCTCGCGGGCACTTCTTCGGCCTGACCGCGATGGCCGAGAACGCCGGGTTCGGCGTCGGCGTGCTGGTGGCGGGCGGGTTGCTGGAGGTGTGGCGGCCGTTCGCCGTCGTCGCCCTGCTGCACGGGGTCGTCGTCGTGATCGCTCTGACCTACCTCGTCGTCGCCGTGGCCCGCAGCCCCCGGTCGACCGGCGAACCGATTCCCAGTTCGAGGAGTTGA